In Leishmania major strain Friedlin complete genome, chromosome 34, the following proteins share a genomic window:
- a CDS encoding putative amastin-like surface protein: MKCSIPLVVYVVVQFVAFLLVLVGTPLDMFRAHNRPGVAQCLTLFGFKLDCKGLQYDQTVDMQWIECPARITLFRLAQGCAIISILVYGAAFVLGLVLLYGCTIHRWVCLALNIVGAVTLFIVWVAIVVTYNKDDGQKCPKVRDTGYRLGTGFALLVAAWILDILNIIFLLLPCTVPATKANEKPESPTAQE, encoded by the coding sequence ATGAAGTGCAGTATCCCCCTCGTTGTCTACGTGGTCGTGCAGTTCGTGGCGTTCcttctggtgctggtgggcacGCCGCTGGACATGTTCCGTGCACACAATCGTCCAGGAGTCGCTCAGTGTCTAACGCTTTTTGGCTTTAAGCTCGACTGTAAAGGACTCCAATATGACCAGACGGTAGACATGCAATGGATCGAGTGCCCTGCACGCATCACCCTTTTCCGCCTTGCGCAGGGATGCGCCATCATCTCCATCCTCGTGTACGGCGCGGCCTTTGTCCTGGGCTTAGTTTTGCTGTACGGCTGCACTATTCACCGCTGGGTttgcctggcgctgaacaTCGTTGGCGCGGTCACCTTGTTCATTGTGTGGGTGGCCATAGTGGTGACATACAACAAGGACGATGGGCAAAAGTGCCCTAAGGTGAGGGATACGGGCTACCGGCTCGGCACCGGGTTCGCTCTCTTGGTGGCGGCCTGGATACTGGATATCCTCAACATCATCTTCTTGCTGCTCCCGTGCACGGTCCCGGCCACTAAAGCGAACGAGAAGCCGGagtcgccgacagcgcaagAGTAG
- a CDS encoding tuzin-like protein — MMALTLDPRWNAMRRGIAGIGVCAVDGRGGAAAPGSCRLSLCSCLSPASSGGCGGADSALSEGGHCRECVCGMRGRLPSPKKPWNSLAGVLVGVRVTHAASVLEDRPVALGRLVSRLSEAAYKAEMLRTGKRDRDGEDRRGDAAQLLVVDAGTRVTVRTEGDPASGAAVAPSAMHMKGTIAKVNGNATYIILMEKGEVELSVASERIVALQPRKKLLQSARLVALVNWLRSCVHDPRDVEAIALVLFSRGWRAERMYLLEGVDLLPFVFVSRVELDSVSEKARWERDHDKAMQMLRRERVKDTNFRYALAKYKGTMSCIAGVLVVAYVFTANLRAYRRQQRGHQLRTAIETLSKAARPRKEEGMLAAAAEAFEVRREDEEALVRSVLTQMAPSHPRIVALAGGSGGGRCVPCRRAVRVEGVALVHVDVGGTEDTLRSVVRALGVSNVEVCGDLLGFVEEAMRGATVKASDGVPFLVMRLREGSDLGRVYGEVVSLVSDCQACHIVLAVPMKALTPLNVSSRRLDFYCIPPFSRRQAFAYAEHTLDALDLVCFVEVVGTRSSDVDELCAALRQRGVDPVTYTSLMLARAMRRLQAALGPPGSPARAAIRQLASMPFADGVRDDATGAMSVLGQPDVQEMVLYDPVQHEWRFAQQVYHTAARCILI, encoded by the coding sequence atgaTGGCGCTCACACTCGACCCCCGGTGGAACGCCATGCGGAGAGGCATTGCCGGcatcggtgtgtgcgcggtggatggtagaggtggtgcggccgcacccggATCTTGTAGGCTCTCTTTGTGTAGCTGtctctcgccggcgtcgagtggtgggtgcggcggcgcagattctgcgttgtcggagggcggacactgccgcgagtgtgtgtgcggcatgcgtggccgcctgccgtcACCGAAGAAGCCGTGGAATAGTCTGGCAGGCGTCTTggttggtgtgcgcgtgacgcacgcggcgagcgTTCTCGAGGACCGCCCCGTGGCTCTCGGACGGCTCGTGAGCAGATTGTCGGAGGCGGCCTacaaggcggagatgctccGTACTGGCAAGAGGgatcgcgacggcgaggaccgccgcggcgacgccgcgcagctgctggtggtggatgctggCACGCGGGTGACGGTCAGGACGGAGGGCGATCCCGCGAgcggggccgcggtggcgccgtccgccatgcACATGAAGGGCACTATCGCCAAGGTGAACGGCAACGCTACCTACATTATACtaatggagaagggcgaagtgGAACTCTCTGTGGCGTCTGAGCGcattgtggcgctgcagccgcggaagaagctgctccagagcgctaggctggtggcgctggtaaactggctgcgctcctgcgtgcacgacccgcgcgacgtggaggccatcgcgctcgtcctgttcagccgcggctggcgggcggAGCGGATGTACCTGCTGGAAGGCGTGGATCTCCTGccgtttgtgtttgtgtcgagggtggagctggacagtgttagcgagaaggcgcggtgggagcgcgaccacgacaaggcgatgcagatgctgcgccgcgagcgggtgaaggataCGAACTTTCGCTATGCCCTGGCCAAGTACAAGGGCACCATGAGCTGCATTGCCGGCGTGCTTGTGGTCGCTTACGTGTTCACGGCGAACCTGCGCGCgtaccggcggcagcagcggggccaTCAGCTCCGGACAGCCATCGAGACCCTCTCCAAGGCTGCCCGGccaaggaaggaggagggtatgctcgcggcggccgccgaggccttcgaggtgaggcgcgaggatgaggaggcgcttgtgcgcagtgtgctgacgcagatggcgccgtcgcatccccgcatcgtggccctcgccggtggctctggcggcggcaggtgtgtgccgtgtcgccgcgcggtgcgcgtggagggggtggcgctggttcatgtcgacgtcggcggcacggaGGACACCCTGCGCAGTGTTGTGAGGGCCCTGGGGGTGAGCaacgtggaggtgtgcggcgacctgctgGGTTTTGTGGAGGAAGCGATGCGGGGCGCGACCGTGaaggccagcgacggcgttccgttcttggtgatgaggctgcgcgagggcagcgatctgggcagggtgtacggcgaggtggtgagccTGGTGAGCGACTGCCAGGCCTGCCATATCGTCCTGGCGGTGCCCATGAAGGCTCTGACCCCTTTGAACgtgtcgtcgcggaggctgGACTTTTACTGCATAccacccttctcccgccggcaggcgttcgcctacgcggagcacacgctggacgcgctggacctggtgtgctttgtggaggtggtggggacgcgcagcagcgacgtcgacgagctgtgcgctgcgctgcgccagcgcggcgtggacccggtcacgtacacgagcctcatgctggcgcgggcgatgcgtcggctgcaggctgcgctgGGACCACCTGGCTCgcctgctcgtgcggcgatCCGGCAGCTAGCCTCGATGCcattcgccgacggcgtgcgcgatgacGCCACTGGAGCGATGTCGGTGCTCGGGCAGCCAGATGTGCAGGAGATGGTGCTGTACGatccggtgcagcacgagtggcggtttgcgcagcaggtgtaccacaccgcggcgcgctgcatcttgatctag
- a CDS encoding putative amastin-like surface protein: MKRSIPLVVYVVVQFVAFLLVLVGTPLDMFRAHNRPGVAQCLTLFGFKLDCESLEYLETVDTQWVDCPARITRFRLAQAFAIISIFVYGAAFVLGLVLLYGCTIHRWVCLALNIVGAVTLFIVWAAMVVTYNKDDGQKCLKVRDTGYRLGAGFALLVVAWILDILNIIFLLLPCR, from the coding sequence ATGAAGCGCAGTATCCCCCTCGTTGTCTACGTGGTCGTGCAGTTCGTGGCGTTCcttctggtgctggtgggcacGCCGCTGGACATGTTCCGTGCACACAATCGTCCAGGAGTCGCTCAGTGTCTAACGCTTTTTGGCTTTAAGCTCGACTGTGAATCACTCGAATATCTGGAGACGGTAGACACGCAATGGGTTGATTGCCCTGCACGCATCACCCGTTTCCGCCTTGCGCAGGCGTTCGCCATCATCTCCATCTTTGTGTACGGCGCGGCCTTTGTCCTGGGCTTAGTTCTGCTGTACGGCTGCACTATTCACCGCTGGGTttgcctggcgctgaacaTCGTTGGCGCGGTCACCTTGTTCATTGTGTGGGCGGCCATGGTGGTGACATACAACAAGGACGATGGGCAAAAGTGCCTTAAGGTGAGGGATACGGGCTACCGGCTCGGCGCCGGGTTCGCTCTCTTGGTGGTGGCCTGGATACTGGATATCCTCAACATCATCTTCTTGCTGCTTCCGTGCAGATGA
- a CDS encoding tuzin-like protein: protein MMALTLDPRWNAMRRGIAGIGVCAVDGRGGAAAPGSCRLSLCSCLSPASSGGCGGADSALSEGGHCRECVCGMRGRLPSPKKPWNSLAGVLVGVRVTHAASVLEDRPVALGRLVSRLSEAAYKAEMLRTGKRDRDGEDRRGDAAQLLVVDAGTRVTVRTEGDPASGAAVAPSAMHMKGTIAKVNGNATYIILMEKGEVELSVASERIVALQPRKKLLQSARLVALVNWLRSCVHDPRDVEAIALVLFSRGWRAERMYLLEGVDLLPFVFVSRVELDSVSEKARWERDHDKAMQMLRRERVKDTNFRYALAKYKGTMSCIAGVLVVAYVFTANLRAYRRQQRGHQLRTAIETLSKAARPRKEEGMLAAAAEAFEVRREDEEALVRSVLAQMAPSHPRIVALAGGSGGGRCVPCRRAVRVEGVALVHVDVGGTEDTLRSVVRALGVSNVEVCGDLLGFVEEAMRGATVKASDGVPFLVMRLREGSDLGRVYGEVVSLVSDCQACHIVLAVPMKALTPLNVSSRRLDFYCIPPFSRRQAFAYAEHTLDALDLVCFVEVVGTRSSDVDELCAALRQRGVDPVTYTSLMLARAMRRLQAALGPPGSPARAAIRQLASMPFADGVRDDATGAMSVLGQPDVQEMVLYDPVQHEWRFAQQVYHTAARCILI, encoded by the coding sequence atgaTGGCGCTCACACTCGACCCCCGGTGGAACGCCATGCGGAGAGGCATTGCCGGcatcggtgtgtgcgcggtggatggtagaggtggtgcggccgcacccggATCTTGTAGGCTCTCTTTGTGTAGCTGtctctcgccggcgtcgagtggtgggtgcggcggcgcagattctgcgttgtcggagggcggacactgccgcgagtgtgtgtgcggcatgcgtggccgcctgccgtcACCGAAGAAGCCGTGGAATAGTCTGGCAGGCGTCTTggttggtgtgcgcgtgacgcacgcggcgagcgTTCTCGAGGACCGCCCCGTGGCTCTCGGACGGCTCGTGAGCAGATTGTCGGAGGCGGCCTacaaggcggagatgctccGTACTGGCAAGAGGgatcgcgacggcgaggaccgccgcggcgacgccgcgcagctgctggtggtggatgctggCACGCGGGTGACGGTCAGGACGGAGGGCGATCCCGCGAgcggggccgcggtggcgccgtccgccatgcACATGAAGGGCACTATCGCCAAGGTGAACGGCAACGCTACCTACATTATACtaatggagaagggcgaagtgGAACTCTCTGTGGCGTCTGAGCGcattgtggcgctgcagccgcggaagaagctgctccagagcgctaggctggtggcgctggtaaactggctgcgctcctgcgtgcacgacccgcgcgacgtggaggccatcgcgctcgtcctgttcagccgcggctggcgggcggAGCGGATGTACCTGCTGGAAGGCGTGGATCTCCTGccgtttgtgtttgtgtcgagggtggagctggacagtgttagcgagaaggcgcggtgggagcgcgaccacgacaaggcgatgcagatgctgcgccgcgagcgggtgaaggataCGAACTTTCGCTATGCCCTGGCCAAGTACAAGGGCACCATGAGCTGCATTGCCGGCGTGCTTGTGGTCGCTTACGTGTTCACGGCGAACCTGCGCGCgtaccggcggcagcagcggggccaTCAGCTCCGGACAGCCATCGAGACCCTCTCCAAGGCTGCCCGGccaaggaaggaggagggtatgctcgcggcggccgccgaggccttcgaggtgaggcgcgaggatgaggaggcgcttgtgcgcagtgtgctggcgcagatggcgccgtcgcatccccgcatcgtggccctcgccggtggctctggcggcggcaggtgtgtgccgtgtcgccgcgcggtgcgcgtggagggggtggcgctggttcatgtcgacgtcggcggcacggaGGACACCCTGCGCAGTGTTGTGAGGGCCCTGGGGGTGAGCaacgtggaggtgtgcggcgacctgctgggttttgtggaggaggcgatgcggggCGCGACCGTGaaggccagcgacggcgttccgttcttggtgatgaggctgcgcgagggcagcgatctgggcagggtgtacggcgaggtggtgagccTGGTGAGCGACTGCCAGGCCTGCCATATCGTCCTGGCGGTGCCCATGAAGGCTCTGACCCCTTTGAACgtgtcgtcgcggaggctgGACTTTTACTGCATAccacccttctcccgccggcaggcgttcgcctacgcggagcacacgctggacgcgctggacctggtgtgctttgtggaggtggtggggacgcgcagcagcgacgtcgacgagctgtgcgctgcgctgcgccagcgcggcgtggacccggtcacgtacacgagcctcatgctggcgcgggcgatgcgtcggctgcaggctgcgctgGGACCACCTGGCTCgcctgctcgtgcggcgatCCGGCAGCTAGCCTCGATGCcattcgccgacggcgtgcgcgatgacGCCACTGGAGCGATGTCGGTGCTCGGGCAGCCAGATGTGCAGGAGATGGTGCTGTACGatccggtgcagcacgagtggcggttcgcgcagcaggtgtaccacaccgcggcgcgctgcatcttgatctag
- a CDS encoding putative amastin-like surface protein: MKCSIPLVVYVVVQFVAFLLVLVGTPLEIFRAHNRPGVAQCLTLFGFKLDCKGLQYDQTVDMQWIECPARITLFRLAQGCAIISILVYGAAFVLGLVLLYGCTIHRWVCLALNIVGAVTLFIVWVAIVVTYNKDDGQKCPKVRDTGYRLGTGFALLVAAWILDILNIIFLLLPCTVPATKANEKPESPTAQE, encoded by the coding sequence ATGAAGTGCAGTATCCCCCTCGTTGTCTACGTGGTCGTGCAGTTCGTGGCGTTCcttctggtgctggtgggcacgccgctggagaTCTTCCGTGCACACAATCGTCCAGGAGTCGCTCAGTGTCTAACGCTTTTTGGCTTTAAGCTCGACTGTAAAGGACTCCAATATGACCAGACGGTAGACATGCAATGGATCGAGTGCCCTGCACGCATCACCCTTTTCCGCCTTGCGCAGGGATGCGCCATCATCTCCATCCTCGTGTACGGCGCGGCCTTTGTCCTGGGCTTAGTTTTGCTGTACGGCTGCACTATTCACCGCTGGGTttgcctggcgctgaacaTCGTTGGCGCGGTCACCTTGTTCATTGTGTGGGTGGCCATAGTGGTGACATACAACAAGGACGATGGGCAAAAGTGCCCTAAGGTGAGGGATACGGGCTACCGGCTCGGCACCGGGTTCGCTCTCTTGGTGGCGGCCTGGATACTGGATATCCTCAACATCATCTTCTTGCTGCTCCCGTGCACGGTCCCGGCCACTAAAGCGAACGAGAAGCCGGagtcgccgacagcgcaagAGTAG
- a CDS encoding putative amastin-like surface protein produces MKRSIPLVVYVVVQFVAFLLVLAGTSADMFRIPRGSLPTLCITLWGLRLTCNSSGYAAYIDATFRPCPHRIARFRLAQAFALISILVYGAAFVLGLVLLFYCSLLRLVCLVLNIVGVVTLCVVWAAIAVTYNKDDRSFCRGLKVTGHYAAGFFLLVVAWILDILNIIFLLLPLQMRGSQDCANSMDYTEQD; encoded by the coding sequence ATGAAGCGCAGTATCCCCCTCGTTGTCTACGTGGTCGTGCAGTTCGTGGCGTTCcttctggtgctggcggGCACGTCGGCTGATATGTTCCGCATCCCGAGGGGCTCTCTTCCAACACTTTGCATCACCCTGTGGGGACTTAGGTTAACGTGCAACTCTTCAGGATATGCTGCCTATATCGATGCTACGTTTCGTCCTTGCCCTCACCGTATCGCCCGTTTCCGCCTTGCGCAGGCGTTCGCTCTCATCTCCATCCTTGTGTACGGCGCGGCCTTTGTCCTGGGCTTAGTTTTGCTGTTTTACTGCTCTTTACTCCGCTTGGTCTGCTTGGTGCTGAACATCGTTGGCGTGGTTACCCTGTGCGTTGTGTGGGCGGCCATAGCGGTGACATACAACAAGGACGACCGGTCCTTTTGCCGTGGTCTCAAAGTGACCGGCCATTATGCTGCCGGATTCTTTCTCTTGGTGGTGGCCTGGATACTGGATATCCTCAACATCATCTTCTTGCTGCTTCCGTTGCAGATGAGGGGATCACAGGACTGTGCAAACTCGATGGACTACACAGAGCAAGACTAA